The proteins below come from a single Camelus bactrianus isolate YW-2024 breed Bactrian camel chromosome 2, ASM4877302v1, whole genome shotgun sequence genomic window:
- the CISD2 gene encoding CDGSH iron-sulfur domain-containing protein 2 — translation MVLESVARIVKVQLPAYLKRLPVPESITGFARLTVSEWLRLLPFLGVLALLGYLAVRPFLPKKRQQKDSLINLKIQKENPKVVNEINIEDLCLTKAAYCRCWRSKTFPACDGSHNKHNELTGDNVGPLILKKKEV, via the exons ATGGTGCTGGAGAGCGTGGCCCGCATCGTGAAGGTGCAGCTCCCCGCCTATCTTAAGCGGCTCCCAGTCCCCGAGAGCATTACCGGGTTCGCCCGGCTCACAG TTTCAGAATGGCTTCGGTTATTGCCTTTCCTTGGTGTGCTCGCGCTACTTGGCTACCTTGCAGTTCGTCCGTTCCTCCCGAAGAAAAGGCAACAGAAGGATAGCTTGATTAATCttaaaatacaaaaggaaaatccCAAAGTGGTGAATGAAATAAACATTGAAGATTTGTGTCTTACTAAAGCAGCTTATTGTAGGTGTTGGCGTTCTAAGACG tttCCTGCCTGTGATGGTTCACACAATAAACACAATGAATTGACAGGAGATAATGTGGGCCCACTAATACTGAAGAAGAAAGAAGTATAA